The following proteins come from a genomic window of Loxodonta africana isolate mLoxAfr1 chromosome 19, mLoxAfr1.hap2, whole genome shotgun sequence:
- the FICD gene encoding protein adenylyltransferase FICD codes for MTLVPVASVMAVTEPKWVSVWGRFLWVALLSMVLGSLLALLLPLGAMEEQCLAVLKGFYLLRSKLDRVQHAVTKCTNPTTELSVTSRDTGLLVVKTKASPASKLEARAALNQALEMKRLGKRGKAHKLFLHALRMDPDFVDALNELGIFSEEDKDIIQADYLYTRALTISPYNEKALVNRDRTLPLVEEIDQRYFSIIDSKVKKVMSIPKGNSALRRVMEETYYHHIYHTVAIEGNTLTLSEIRHILETRYAVPGKSLEEQNEVIGMHAAMKYINTTLVSRIGSVTIGDVLEIHRRVLGYVDPVEAGRFRTTQVLVGHHIPPHPQDVEKQMQEFVQWLNSEEAMSLHPVEFAALAHYKLVYIHPFIDGNGRTSRLLMNLILMQAGYPPITIRKEQRSEYYHVLEAANEGDVRPFIRFIAKCTETTLDTLLFATTEYPVALPEAKPNHSGFKETLPMRP; via the exons ATGACGCTCGTGCCAGTGGCTTCCGTGATGGCGGTGACCGAACCAAAATGGGTCTCGGTCTGGGGCCGCTTCCTGTGGGTGGCGCTGCTAAGCATGGTACTGGGGTCCCTGCTGGCCCTGCTGCTGCCGCTGGGGGCCATGGAGGAGCAGTGTTTGGCTGTGCTGAAAGGCTTCTACCTGCTCCGGAGCAAACTGGACAGGGTACAGCATGCTGTCACCAAGTGCACAAACCCAACCACAGAGCTCAGTGTCACCTCCAGGGACACGGGGCTGCTGGTAGTCAAGACCAAGGCCTCTCCAG CCAGTAAGCTGGAAGCCCGAGCAGCTCTGAACCAAGCCCTGGAAATGAAGCGCCTGGGCAAGCGGGGCAAAGCCCATAAGCTCTTCCTGCACGCTCTCAGAATGGACCCAGACTTCGTGGATGCACTCAACGAACTCGGCATCTTCTCGGAAGAAGACAAGGACATCATCCAGGCAGATTACTTATACACCAGGGCACTGACCATCTCGCCCTACAACGAGAAGGCGCTGGTCAACCGGGACAGGACGCTGCCGCTGGTGGAGGAGATCGACCAGAGGTATTTCAGCATCATCGACAGCAAAGTGAAGAAGGTCATGTCCATCCCCAAGGGCAACTCAGCACTGCGCAGGGTCATGGAGGAGACGTACTACCATCACATCTACCACACGGTGGCCATCGAGGGCAACACCCTCACGCTGTCGGAGATCAGGCACATCCTGGAGACCCGCTACGCGGTGCCCGGGAAGAGCCTGGAGGAGCAGAATGAGGTCATTGGCATGCACGCGGCCATGAAGTACATCAACACCACCCTGGTGTCCCGCATCGGCTCTGTCACCATCGGCGACGTGCTGGAGATCCACAGGCGGGTGCTGGGCTACGTCGACCCGGTGGAAGCCGGCAGGTTTAGGACAACTCAGGTCCTTGTGGGACACcacatccctccccaccctcaagaTGTGGAAAAGCAGATGCAGGAGTTCGTCCAGTGGCTCAACTCAGAGGAGGCCATGAGCCTACACCCAGTTGAGTTTGCAGCCTTAGCGCACTATAAACTGGTGTACATCCACCCCTTCATCGATGGCAACGGCAGGACGTCACGCCTTCTGATGAACCTCATCCTGATGCAGGCGGGTTACCCGCCCATCACCATCCGCAAGGAGCAGCGCTCCGAGTACTACCACGTGCTGGAGGCTGCCAATGAGGGTGATGTGAGGCCTTTCATCCGCTTCATCGCCAAGTGTACTGAGACCACCCTA